The Apostichopus japonicus isolate 1M-3 chromosome 20, ASM3797524v1, whole genome shotgun sequence nucleotide sequence GAAATTTACGTAATAATTTAACAATTGTCCTTCATGAAACTTATCATAATGAATAAAAATTACCTCTTTTGCCATTTGCAATTCTTGCTTGGCCGTTTCGAATAAAATCTCCATTTCCTCATTTTGCTGTTTGAGTTGTTGCTTTTCGTCGAGAACTGCGAGTCCATACTCGGCGGCCTGCACTTTTTCCCGGCTTGCCTGAGCTAACTCGTCCTTTAAACGAGCAATTTTTACCCTCAGCTCGTCGATTGTCTCCAATCCGTCTTCTGAATCAGACATTAAGATATCCATATTTCTAATTTATTGAAGTGAAAGTTAAAAGATATGCCAAAATTTGGCtaaaaatcattaaaagttAGGCTGAAGACGCCCACTTCAGTGTACCAACCTCATCGTGTTGCACTTGTAGCATACTGCAGTACATGTTCGAAACATCCAACTAGCCCCTTACAATTATGCATATAACGCATAGTGAACACAAATCGGATTACAATGTCTGTAATGTGTATGTGCCGCCTGTCAAGTGCGGGGCAGACAACAACACCATGGACGTAGCACTACGATGAAGACACGCTCTTACTCTTGGCACAGGTATAATTAACAGAAATAGGAGACTTCCAACACCAATATAATCCAACCATTCTGTCCACCATTCACGGTTGAAATGGGTAGATAATCAGGGATTAAAGCCCTTGAAGGTTGATAAGGGGAATGGAAAATAGGGAGGGGTTTAACGGGAACAGTAAAAATTGTGTGAAGGGGAATGTTGGAGAAGGGAAGAGACAGGAGGTGAGGGGATAGGATGGGTAGCAGAGGAAAGGTGACTGGGATAGCGAGAGAGATAGTGTGAGGGGGAGTGATGGGAGAAAAGGAAGTGGGAAATGACTTTGGGGTACAGGAACAAGGACAATATATATTGAACACAAATTTTAAGGACTCCAAAGTTGGTAGGAAATGATAGAGGGTTGGAGCGGGAagattggggagggggaagcatAAGAAGGAGATTGAGGTGGGGATTGCCAAAGGGAGAGAAACTGGTTGGCAGGGAAACAGGAACCAATTTTGCAGACCCTAAACTATTAGGAAGCGATGCCAAAGTGTTTCATCATAGCAAAAACTATAGAAAATGTTTTCTTCTCATTTACTGCATAAAGAAATGTTTCTTCTTCATTCTTAGATCTACTTGCACTGACGAAACAAATGGAAAATTACATTATTCAAAGAGTTGAGACAAGAAAACAATCGCTTTTCTTTCATGAATTGTCTACAAGAGATTACCAGTTAGATTGTTTACACATTCCATATCAAATGTGCAGTGTctcatttttcacattttgattataattataaattcaaatataaaccaGAGAAGCCAGTTGGCTTAGTGACTCCTTGCCACATTTTGTATAAGAACATTAAAaagtaaaactgaaaacaagatTTTGAAGCATATCGATATTGGCCATTACTGCCTTCAAGTGATCAGCAAGTTTCTTGCACAAATGCGGATTTACCTATCAACTTACCAATCAATTACAATGTTCATACAAGCTTTCCTAAGGCAGTAAGCAAGTGTACAAAGATTTTTtacttctgttgacctcaaatgacctgtgAAGGAAAGTTACACAGCAGATGATCCAAGGCCAAGCCTACTTTTACAAGTAAGAATGAGGGAAGAGGTTGTAAGCAGGTACAGTAATTAACCTGTTAATTTCATTTCTGTTTGGTTTAGGATGAGGAAGACATACTTCTTACCATTGGTTTTGATTCAATGTCATCATTATGACCCGGACCAAATATGTCAGATAATGGTCATTCTGGCTCAAACTCTAAAGACATTTATACTGCCACCTTCAAAGCATTTGGCCTCACTGAGATAATTTTATTGACTTATCGTTAAAACTGAATGCTCTTCAAATTCTCTTCATAATTAGGAGAAATCAACAAATTCCACAAGGTACATTTGAAAACCTTTTTTATCATGATAAAATTTACGCCATTACTGAGGATCTTTAAACGTTacaacagtacagtagtttaatCAAGTCTGATGATTCAAGTTTATGAAAAATGCTACTTTTAAGCAGCTCGATAAGTTTGATTTTACTCCATTAATTTCTCTACATTACAAATGTGCTATGATTTGCTTCTTCCTGTCTACGAGGTGGCATTATTCACTGGCAATTCTCTGGTTATTGTCTTGCAAGGAAAATAGCAATAGAAATTTCCAGCCGGTCTTTGGATAGAGAAGACTTGATTTAGACACACCATTTGCCGATCAAGACTATAAAGCATTGATGTTTCTTTTCAAAAGTAACAGATGTCATTGCGGCATTTAACATTTCTTGTGACATTAAGTTAACATAAAACATTACAAAcacatattgttttgtttatatgtacAGCTACTTTCctcattgtgtgttgttatCACAACATGTAGCGTTATCTACTGTTACATGAATAAACAGTAAAATATTATCTTCAGTAGGAGGTTACTGAAGTTCAGTGAGATTAACCCTAACCTGAGAGCTTTTAAAGACAACAAATACTGCTGCTGTGAGATTAAATTGCTTACTTATTTCATGAGCTTGATTTCAACCTACAAGCCAATGATTACTAGAAAGGCACATAAAGAAAGAATAGATTTAATAATAGGTTTCCATGTGATATGGATCACATGTTTATAAACTGCACCAACTGGTACTCAAGAAGTGCTTTAGGTTTGAAACCATTTTGATCCTTTTTTGCCTCTTCTATTTTGCTGATTACTCTCAACCTTTTCGGAAGATGAAAATAATGTATCACTCGTAGGGTCGTAGTCTTCCTCCATCTCCTCATTGAAGTAACTTGTCTCTTGAGTTTTCTTAACATCTGAATCAGACAGATCCCACTTGAACTCCCTCTTTGCACGACTAAAGGAAAACCTTGCGTTGTCCCTGGATACGGTTTCCTTCCTCTCACGTCCTTTATGGATGGCTTCCTTCTGCCTTTGATAATATTTTTCGAGTTCGGGCCGGGTGTTAATTTCTTCCAGGACCTTCTTGTTTATTTGACGTGCCATTTTGAAGCCTCCGTGCTTCCTCATGGGCACGTTCTTCAGCGCTTCCGTCCAGTCTTGAGTTTCGTGCATCGTGTGGAGTATCCGTGCGACTTGATCTAAAGTCAGAGTCTTTGCACCTGTCTCCCACTGCAGGTACAGATCCAGAGGCAACCGTGCGTGGTTGATATTGTAACGCTTAGCTTTGCCCAAAGTTATCCCGGTCTGTATCGTTCGGGCATCCACAAGTCCACCGACGACATAGACCTTATCTGCGTCAAACGTGTGCATGATATTGGCCGAGTCCGCGGTCAAATAGATCAGCTTATCGCGAGGAAAGACGTCCATTGCATCTTGATCGGTGACGTTGACCATTAAATTCTCGAAATGGCCCCCAATCATTCTCCTCATCTCTGTCAGGGTGGCACTTCCATCTTTCAGCCCCGTCCAGTGCATGTAGAATGGATCGGCTGCTGTTTTGTTTGCATTTAGGACATGAGTCAGCTGCGAGACCATACTGATAATCTCCGGTCTGGCCATCTGGTCGTCGAAGCTGAAATCAAAAGCTATCTGGGGACCAAAGGTCATAGCAGAGGCGAGCCTCCAATTATCATGTGCTAACATTGTCACATCCGATATCCTTCTAAGTAACCTGTTTACAGGCAGTGTGTCTTCAATATCTTCatctttcaaattattttgccTCTCAGCAGACTTCTGAAGTTTTTTCAACTTCTCCCTTTTTCTCAGACCTTCCCTTTTGACAAGgaaattcaaaaattttctcttTCCACCTTTAGACGTCAGGGTTGCGTAATATCCGAGATCCGAATCTGAGATGGTTTCTGGAACGTTCCTTCCAATTGTCCTCATTTCAGTAAGTTCCTTCCGGACTGCATCCAAGTCAGCCCCCGAACTATTGACGCTTCCATCATTAATGCTGTCACCACTTGACGAAGATTCACATCTATTCTGATAAAACGTCCGTTGCTTGAGGCTTGATAGcaaattagttttattttgatgCAGATTACGATGGTACTTCCAGTCGACTTTCTGAGACGGATTGCATTTTGAGAACTGGGAGCATGTTCTGAAGGTGTATAGCCGTGGCTGGTATTTAATGGCAGCTGAAGACAGACATCTTGCAAAGCTGCAGCACTGCACCCCATACATCATATCTTCTTTAAGTTTCCAAATCTGTAGGTAATAGAAATGtaaaaagaagatattaaaaCATAGATGGCTCTgttctttttttatatatgtaacatttatACAGTTACTGTTCCATTAGTGGTGCTCTTAATAGTGCAATTTTATATTTCCAAAGATTTTATCAAGATCTGCAAAAACATTTGCTAATACAGTAGCTATAGGAATGATAGAGCATGTTATCTTCTAATGAATTTATGCTATCTCAATAATGTCTCATTATGATttatattgtgtgtgtgtgggggggggggggaatgggagCCTTTTGTTTAGTATCAAATGATGGGGTGCTGTATACAGTAGCTCCAACTCCAAACTTAATATTTAAGGATTCCTGACACAGTGTTGTGGGCAGAAAGGTTGAtttggtatgtatgtatattagatcatcctgcaagcaggaacttgcgaagaagcctcattagcttatcaaagctgcaagttgaccgaagtcagtctcttacagtAGATTCATAtctaacgtccatgattatgaattgtcaattgtcaacaactctgttaccggacgacatacattaatcttggagtgactcgaactggggaccttatgattggaaggcactggcgtcaaccactgagctaacactcctatgtACCAGTCTTGTACATCATTTTAGTTACTTTATTTGTTGCACTGTTTTGCTGAGTAAAGCTTCACACCATATATCGTTACCACTTGTGATATCCATCACTTCCACTAACGTATACTACAAAGCATCCCTGCATTGCCTAAGAATTGGTCAAACTTTATCTAAATTGCTTCTGGAAACATTGCATCATCAGAAAATTTATATCATGTAGGAAGAAACTTAGCACGGTTAACATACTGCTTAGAATACTGCATGGTTTAGTTAATACAAAGTAAGGTCCCTACAACAACAACCATACATTGCAAGCTTCACACTGTACCACCCAGACTGTGTCAACATATGGTTACTTCCTCTCAATATTCATCAACTTTTACTATTATAAAACATCTGTAAATCTTACGAacaggtaattttttttatctcaatcATGGTTAGATCAATTCAACAGCATAATAATAAGCAAAATATTGTGTCTCTGGCAAATTACTTCAATCTAGAGAGAAGATTAGCTCatcaaggagtgttagctcagtggttaacgcggtgcctttcaatcaaaaggtcccgagttggagtcactccaagattaatgtatgtggTCCAGTTAAAAGAGTTGTTGACAagtgacaattcataatcatggacgttaaaatatgaatctaaaagactgacttcggtcagcttgcggctttgataagccaatgaggcttcttcgcgagttcctgcttgcaggaggatctaaaatagaTACAATATATACATCAAGGCTATTATCAACAAACAGCAACTCCTCTATGGTCacatacagtagactgaccATGAGACCCAACCACCCATAACAATTACAACagaaacattttaatatcaCAAATGAAAAAATTCAACTTAAAAGACTTACTTTTAACACAAAGACACTTCATCTAGAGAAAATAAGTGAGGAATAATATACCTGCCCTTCTACTGTCAACACTGTCAGAGTTTTAACAGAATGTGAACAAGATCTAAAAAGGTTCATGCAGCACTTTGGGTGTTGATTATATCAAAGGTCAACAAGGGAACATTGATAATACTACAAAAATAGAAACGTTGCATGTCATCAAAGTTTCCAAACTTATTCTGTACAAATTACAAACATTGTTTTggactttgaaatatgaatatgccAAATGTATGGAATTCTCATAAAGGATTCCTCAGTATGGCCCCCTGATTTTcatcaataatttcataaactGTAACAAGTCTATCGAAGTTGTTTCACAAATTCACTACCGAGACAGTACTCAAGAAATCGTGAAAGCAAACACATTTCTCCATGAAaaagttttaaataatttatggcCAGGCATATTATTTGAAGACAGAAAAGCCTCATTTCTCTATGGATTTTTGTGTTGCTGCAAAGAAGCTAACCTGAGGCTGGTGATATAGACTAGAGATCTTATCATGTTTGAAGAATGTTACAAAATGGCAACCTGCACTAACTGAAGCAGTCTGTGGCAAATCAAAATTAGATCTGTATCAATACTCAACTTTAAAATGACCTTACCTTATAACTATACGATCTGAATTTTGATTTAATGCAAGCCATTATGTACATCAATTTATTTGGGGTGAGAACTGCCTGAGAAGTTTGGAATATCCCAAAGTCCAAATAATTGTCTCATTTACCCTTCACAAACAAGTTAGGACCTGGCCAACAAATCTATTTAGATCAAATCTATTTTGAGACATTTGAGGTTAATTATATTTTAGACCACGGTACAATATAGCTAACATGTAAGCAACAGTTGATGATTTGAAGAAAGTACAGCTGTACAAAAATGCTAAGTTTGGACTTTGCTTCTTTTTGGTTCGTGgaatttcaaataaatatacacTGCTTAATCAACAAAACATTGTTTCGTTGATCAGTTAAATCACTTTTTATATGTGATGTTGTATTGTCAATGGATAGGTGGTTGAACAGTAGATGTAATTTtcagggacaaactaaaacgaatgacagcgaatgaccgaatgacaattgactttgtacagggttaattatcatttgcaaatgacagcgaatgacggCAAATGACAatgaatgacaacgaaggacagtatTGAGAAGAGAtggaatgattaacggagtggattaaatgcggttattggttttctgcgcaaaaatgatttgaggaaaatcgcatataacgtggttgcagggttttggtgtaatttacggatagaaaccacagggaaagtttttgtgtgagaatgcgcttgagtgttgtgctttttacctctgtagatttatatagaaagataactgaagccgtttcaagattatagtattgttagtttctaacaattaatatcggaaaaatgacgttaaatttacttttcaaaatgagactataaggtgcgtttttatcttgtccgtactttactagatctagatactcacgaagtctgaactgtgatatccggttgaagcaaatgtctgtgctgtcattactgtcattcgttttagtcaacgcatttttttagtgtgtataacatattgtcattcgttatgtgtaatgcaattgtcattcgttttagttacACCCTAATTTTCATGGGTTCAACAGCTCTCCCCATGAAATGGTACCAACAATAATGCCCATGACAACAGCATCGCATACAAAAAAATGGTTTCcaaaacaaagtggctatttttacgactagttgtaacaataattTTCTGTTACACATGCGCAGTTactttaacgtggctatttttacgaccaggagtactatttttacaaccaggagtaacaataatttccagttagggttagggttacctcTACTAcaggcgcagttgctttatttactttactgcgcatgaATTTGCcaatgtcgtaagaatagtttataaataattgttacgactggTCGTAAGAACAGCCACGGCCTTCCAAAAACTGAAGAAGAACATCCTTAGACATACATCTGTCAAGAAAACTGGTGACCACTTGAATAAATTCATGATTTATATTAAGACAGGACCTGCTTTTCTAACAAAAAACATGTCGTGGTCTTCCTCCTCAAAACTGGCCTCCAAAATGCATGGCAATAACATCTCTATGAAAGGATTCCGTAAACTTGCTATGCATATGTTATGCGCTATCGACCGATTTGCGCCATCGATCGATAGCGCTGCGCTATCTATGGATCCGTCGTTAGCGCAAGCATCGGTAGATCGCGCAGGTATCGATCGATGGCGCAGGCAGATCGACGGATTGTATGTCTATTTTTGAtaataacaatgtttttttcttaaacttcAGGATGACGCCAAGTGCTGTTTAATGGACACATCACCGATTTTTCTAAAAATTACCCGTTTAATTACCattttctatgtaaatatttatgataaattcaataaaattttATCAATTGATAG carries:
- the LOC139961832 gene encoding tRNA methyltransferase 10 homolog C-like isoform X2, which gives rise to MMYGVQCCSFARCLSSAAIKYQPRLYTFRTCSQFSKCNPSQKVDWKYHRNLHQNKTNLLSSLKQRTFYQNRCESSSSGDSINDGSVNSSGADLDAVRKELTEMRTIGRNVPETISDSDLGYYATLTSKGGKRKFLNFLVKREGLRKREKLKKLQKSAERQNNLKDEDIEDTLPVNRLLRRISDVTMLAHDNWRLASAMTFGPQIAFDFSFDDQMARPEIISMVSQLTHVLNANKTAADPFYMHWTGLKDGSATLTEMRRMIGGHFENLMVNVTDQDAMDVFPRDKLIYLTADSANIMHTFDADKVYVVGGLVDARTIQTGITLGKAKRYNINHARLPLDLYLQWETGAKTLTLDQVARILHTMHETQDWTEALKNVPMRKHGGFKMARQINKKVLEEINTRPELEKYYQRQKEAIHKGRERKETVSRDNARFSFSRAKREFKWDLSDSDVKKTQETSYFNEEMEEDYDPTSDTLFSSSEKVESNQQNRRGKKGSKWFQT
- the LOC139961832 gene encoding tRNA methyltransferase 10 homolog C-like isoform X1; translated protein: MCGTAGVNACHRCFNDWKSLQIKIGIKFNKIWKLKEDMMYGVQCCSFARCLSSAAIKYQPRLYTFRTCSQFSKCNPSQKVDWKYHRNLHQNKTNLLSSLKQRTFYQNRCESSSSGDSINDGSVNSSGADLDAVRKELTEMRTIGRNVPETISDSDLGYYATLTSKGGKRKFLNFLVKREGLRKREKLKKLQKSAERQNNLKDEDIEDTLPVNRLLRRISDVTMLAHDNWRLASAMTFGPQIAFDFSFDDQMARPEIISMVSQLTHVLNANKTAADPFYMHWTGLKDGSATLTEMRRMIGGHFENLMVNVTDQDAMDVFPRDKLIYLTADSANIMHTFDADKVYVVGGLVDARTIQTGITLGKAKRYNINHARLPLDLYLQWETGAKTLTLDQVARILHTMHETQDWTEALKNVPMRKHGGFKMARQINKKVLEEINTRPELEKYYQRQKEAIHKGRERKETVSRDNARFSFSRAKREFKWDLSDSDVKKTQETSYFNEEMEEDYDPTSDTLFSSSEKVESNQQNRRGKKGSKWFQT